The Penicillium psychrofluorescens genome assembly, chromosome: 2 nucleotide sequence AGGATGATCCGCCTCCCTCATCCTTCGCGACCAACCTGGATCAATCCCACCATGCGCTGTCCGATTCTTTGAACCGCCTGACTCTGGCCAATGCTGCCGCCACCCCTCTACCTGCGTCGCCGTCCCTGTTATCTCCTCGCGATGGCCCATCGTTGCGTCTGCCCGCTGCGAGTAGCCACCACCAGACCCCCCGACGAacccccagctccagctccctGCGCGACGAACGGCGCAAGTCCATCCCCGCTCTGCAGAAGCGCGCGTCCGCCGCCTCGTTGCGATCCGCTCAGAATAACGGCCCTGCCTCCCCTCTAGCTTCGCCGCGTCACTCGTCTGCCAACTTTGCGGGGTCACCGACCTCCGCCGCGTCGCCCGCCATGTTTCCCCAGAGACTCGCGCCGGAGCACACAGGCCCAACCGCCGCGTCGATTGCTGCCCAACACTTCCAAAGAGAGGTCGATTTGCACCAGGCCGTAGATCTGCGGTCCAAGACCGTTGTTGTGGTCCATGACGCCTGCTACGGCCACCGCTTTTCGCGCCCACGTGCAAAGCGAGCCGACTTGGCATCGATTGTTGAGAGACCAGAGCGCATGCGCGCTTGTGTTCTAGGTGTATCTGCCGCCTATGTTCGTCTTGGTGGTCGACATGCTGGTGAGCGGTTCGCGCCTCACCCAGATCTAGACCTACATGTCTTGCCCACGCCCTTCCAGATTCGCAAAACAGCCAGATTTCTTACCCTCTCTGACCCGGCCGTGACGAATGTCCATGGTACGCAATGGATGTCAGATTTGAAAAGCATGTGCGATGTGGCGGAATCCCGTCTTGCGCTGACCGGCAAGGAACTCGTTCGCCCGCATACAGAGGGCAACGGCGGCTTGGAGCTCAGCAGTCGCCCTACGCTTCACTCGGGAGATCTCTACCTATGCTCTGAGTCCTTGAATGCTTTGCAAGGCGCCCTGGGTGGTGTTTGCGACGGCGTGGATGCTGTTCTTGGACCCGGTCCGACCTCCCGTGCCTTCGTGTGCATCCGTCCTCCTGGACACCACTGCTCTGCCGACTTCCCTTCGGGCTTTTGCTGGATCAACAATGTCCATGTGGGAATTTCATATGGGGCGATGCACCACGGTTTGACCCATGCTGCCATCTTGGATTTCGACCTTCACCACGGGGATGGCTCACAGGAAATCACATGGGCTCACAATTACAAGGCTTCAACGGCCCCTCGCAACGTAGCCCCTTTTAAAAAGACCGCTATTGGATACTACAGCCTTCACGACATCAACTCTTACCCTTGTGAGGGTGGCGAACCGGACAAGGTGCGCAACGCGAGCGTCTGCATCGACGGAGCGCATGGCCAATCCATCTGGAACGTGCATCTCGAAACCTGGGAAACTGAGGCGGAGTTCTGGAATCTGTACCGGACCAAATACGTGACTTTGATCAACAAGGCGCGTGAGTTTCTTCGAACCCATACCAAACGACTCGCAGAAACTCCTGGCGGTCCTCCACCCAAGgctgccatcttcatctcggcTGGATTTGATGCAAGCGAGTGGGAAAGCACTGGAATGCAGCGCCACAAGGTCAATGTTCCAACTGAATTCTACGCCAGATTCACAGCCGACGTGGTCCGCATgtcgcaagaagaagggctcGGCGTTAATGGGCGCGTCATCAGTGTTCTGGAGGGCGGCTACAGTGATCGGGCTCTGACCAGCGGAGTGCTCAGTCATTTGGCTGGTCTGGGGGACACAACCACACAAGAAACAGTGGACAGCCGTCTGGCATTTGAAATGACCGGCAGGTTGGGTATTTCTACCACACCCCCAAAGGACACCCCGAAACAGGTTTCGGGCGAATATGATAGTGAATGGTGGTCCCCAGCATTCTTGTCCGAATTGGAGGCTCTCATGTCTCCGCAGCCCAAGGAGAAGTCCGCGCCTACATACTTTGCGCCCACCCGTTCATTTTCTGCGAAAGTGGTTACTCCCAACCGGGATCGCAGGTCCACCGGCTCCGGCTCTCATCCAGGCTCCGACCCCAGTCTTCCACCTCTGCCAGAAGTCGGctgggcgacggcgacgCATGAGTTGTCCAAGGCTCTTATCCCAGAACACCGACAGACGATGAGCTATCGCGCGGAGGAGCTCAATGCAGAAGCATCTCGTCAACGGCGGGACCGCCAGGTTGCTTTGGATGGCGGCGTCAACAAGTTCGCTCCGGCTCCTGAAGCCCCTCCTCCAACTTTGGAGGACAAGCGGCAGCTTCGTGTGCGGAAAGCCAAATCGCCAACCCCTTACTCCCCTCGACCGGCCACTCCGAGACAGCAAGCCATGAGAAAGAACCGGAGAACCACCCTCGATGCTAACGACTTTCCTGATGCATCGGGAGAGACGTCTCCTTCCGTGGATGCCAATCGCAGGAAGAGCACAACTGCAGCCGCTGTTGACCTGGGCGAATTGCAAAGCACGGCTCCCACCGGGCAATCCAACACTTCAGCCAGCCCTCGCAAGACCAGCGGCGGCTCTCGTCCAGGCACCCCGAGACGCTCTGCCAGCCCCCGAAAAGCCCCTCCAGTGCCCAAGGTGCCTGCTGTTTTCCGTCCCTCCAAgctcgccgacgaggacacCCCGGATGATCTCGACAGCCTTACTGCCGGTGTGCGCAAGATCAAACTGGTGATGCCCTCGCCGGAGGAACAGGCTGCGCGTGAGAAGAAAGCAGTAGAGGATCGCAAATCCACGTCCCgagcatcgtcatcatctaAGACTCCCAAATCTCCGCGGTCTCCGCGCAAGTCCAATGGCGGCGCGAAAGCTCCCCGCAGCAAGCCTGTTGTCGGGTCTTCCTCACTTACTCCCAGCAGCTCGCCGCCTCCTCTTCCTACCCCCACTACGGAGACCCCATTGGATAGTCTAGTGAAGCAGGAGACGAAGTCTGTTTCCTCATCTGGCACgccttttgcttcttctcccgtCATTCCACCAGCTGGCATGCCGGACATCTCTGCACCTGCACCTACCGCTCCATCGCAGTGGACTGCTCCACAGCTCTCTACCGCATTCGCCACCAACACCTCCCCCCCTCTTACCCCGGACACCATCCAAAATTCTGCCCCCactcagcagcagcagcattcCAAACGCATCTTCTCACCTACAATGTCCACAGCCCAAACTAAGCAAGGCCTACCCGTGTTCACATCCAACAGTCCCATCCC carries:
- a CDS encoding uncharacterized protein (ID:PFLUO_003646-T1.cds;~source:funannotate), with translation MDPKPPSSQDDPPPSSFATNLDQSHHALSDSLNRLTLANAAATPLPASPSLLSPRDGPSLRLPAASSHHQTPRRTPSSSSLRDERRKSIPALQKRASAASLRSAQNNGPASPLASPRHSSANFAGSPTSAASPAMFPQRLAPEHTGPTAASIAAQHFQREVDLHQAVDLRSKTVVVVHDACYGHRFSRPRAKRADLASIVERPERMRACVLGVSAAYVRLGGRHAGERFAPHPDLDLHVLPTPFQIRKTARFLTLSDPAVTNVHGTQWMSDLKSMCDVAESRLALTGKELVRPHTEGNGGLELSSRPTLHSGDLYLCSESLNALQGALGGVCDGVDAVLGPGPTSRAFVCIRPPGHHCSADFPSGFCWINNVHVGISYGAMHHGLTHAAILDFDLHHGDGSQEITWAHNYKASTAPRNVAPFKKTAIGYYSLHDINSYPCEGGEPDKVRNASVCIDGAHGQSIWNVHLETWETEAEFWNLYRTKYVTLINKAREFLRTHTKRLAETPGGPPPKAAIFISAGFDASEWESTGMQRHKVNVPTEFYARFTADVVRMSQEEGLGVNGRVISVLEGGYSDRALTSGVLSHLAGLGDTTTQETVDSRLAFEMTGRLGISTTPPKDTPKQVSGEYDSEWWSPAFLSELEALMSPQPKEKSAPTYFAPTRSFSAKVVTPNRDRRSTGSGSHPGSDPSLPPLPEVGWATATHELSKALIPEHRQTMSYRAEELNAEASRQRRDRQVALDGGVNKFAPAPEAPPPTLEDKRQLRVRKAKSPTPYSPRPATPRQQAMRKNRRTTLDANDFPDASGETSPSVDANRRKSTTAAAVDLGELQSTAPTGQSNTSASPRKTSGGSRPGTPRRSASPRKAPPVPKVPAVFRPSKLADEDTPDDLDSLTAGVRKIKLVMPSPEEQAAREKKAVEDRKSTSRASSSSKTPKSPRSPRKSNGGAKAPRSKPVVGSSSLTPSSSPPPLPTPTTETPLDSLVKQETKSVSSSGTPFASSPVIPPAGMPDISAPAPTAPSQWTAPQLSTAFATNTSPPLTPDTIQNSAPTQQQQHSKRIFSPTMSTAQTKQGLPVFTSNSPIPFAAPVNPDQEQAQQEQAQQNTRVSEQHAYSANPNYSGSYTYHS